A segment of the Dyadobacter subterraneus genome:
CACTGCCGAATGTGATCACGCCAAACGGTGATGGCAAAAATGATCTTTTCACGCCGCTTAAATGTCCAAGTTTTGTTCAGTCACTGGACTTCAAAGTGTTTAACCGCTGGGGTGCCAAAGTGTATGACTCCAAAGATGTGAACATCAACTGGAACGGGAAAAACAACAGTGGAAACGATCTGGCAGCAGGACAGTATTATTATGAAGTGATTGTTAATTTCGAGTCT
Coding sequences within it:
- a CDS encoding gliding motility-associated C-terminal domain-containing protein codes for the protein LPNVITPNGDGKNDLFTPLKCPSFVQSLDFKVFNRWGAKVYDSKDVNINWNGKNNSGNDLAAGQYYYEVIVNFESVQREGKPATFKGWVQILR